In Monodelphis domestica isolate mMonDom1 chromosome 4, mMonDom1.pri, whole genome shotgun sequence, one DNA window encodes the following:
- the LOC130453512 gene encoding cytochrome c oxidase subunit 6B2-like isoform X2, producing the protein MESLLPRDLKAGTGRLPAGTSRVGGTARVRVPDFHRCTKILKRPGKDSSPCDYCRKVYHSLWPLSWLQRWTDQIREGTFPGKI; encoded by the exons ATGGAGTCCCTCCTACCTAGAGATCTCAAAGCAGGGACTGGAAGACTGCCGGCGGGCACCAGCAGGGTTGGTGGGACAGCGCGGGTGAGGGTACCAG ACTTTCACCGCTGTACCAAGATCCTGAAGAGGCCCGGCAAGGACTCGAGCCCCTGCGACTACTGCCGCAAGGTCTACCACTCCCTGTGGCCGCTCAGCTGG CTGCAGCGCTGGACGGACCAGATCCGGGAGGGGACGTTCCCCGGGAAGATCTGA
- the LOC130453512 gene encoding uncharacterized protein LOC130453512 isoform X1 translates to MSNHSTPPFDPRFPYQNLTRNCYQNFRDFHRCTKILKRPGKDSSPCDYCRKVYHSLWPLSWVRMGGKGRGCGGAGPGSGGPPASVPACLPVAAALDGPDPGGDVPREDLRGPPKNPRSRQA, encoded by the exons ATGAGCAATCATTCGACCCCGCCCTTCGACCCTCGCTTTCCCTACCAGAACCTGACCCGCAACTGCTACCAGAACTTCCGGG ACTTTCACCGCTGTACCAAGATCCTGAAGAGGCCCGGCAAGGACTCGAGCCCCTGCGACTACTGCCGCAAGGTCTACCACTCCCTGTGGCCGCTCAGCTGGGTGAGGATGGGGGGGAAGGGGCGGGGCTGCGGAGGGGCGGGCCCAGGTTCTGGAGGGCCGCCTGCCTCAGTCCCTGCCTGCCTCCCCGTAGCTGCAGCGCTGGACGGACCAGATCCGGGAGGGGACGTTCCCCGGGAAGATCTGAGGGGCCCCCCGAAAAATCCTCGCAGCCGGCAGGCTTAA
- the LOC130453512 gene encoding cytochrome c oxidase subunit 6B2-like isoform X4, translating to MERRDRGKEGRRGGRTEGRRDAGAGVERRRDGETERGWSSPQKVRHLKTSICLFAQPWRPDRESAMSNHSTPPFDPRFPYQNLTRNCYQNFRDFHRCTKILKRPGKDSSPCDYCRKVYHSLWPLSWLQRWTDQIREGTFPGKI from the exons atggagaggagagacagagggaaggagggacggAGGGGCGGAAGGACGGAGGGACGCAGGGACGCAGGGGCAGGGGTGGAGAGACGGAGAGacggagagacggagagaggCTGGTCCTCTCCCCAGAAGGTCCGCCACTTGAAGACAAGTATCTGCTTGTTCGCCCAGCCCTGGCGCCCA GATCGAGAGAGCGCGATGAGCAATCATTCGACCCCGCCCTTCGACCCTCGCTTTCCCTACCAGAACCTGACCCGCAACTGCTACCAGAACTTCCGGG ACTTTCACCGCTGTACCAAGATCCTGAAGAGGCCCGGCAAGGACTCGAGCCCCTGCGACTACTGCCGCAAGGTCTACCACTCCCTGTGGCCGCTCAGCTGG CTGCAGCGCTGGACGGACCAGATCCGGGAGGGGACGTTCCCCGGGAAGATCTGA
- the LOC130453512 gene encoding cytochrome c oxidase subunit 6B2-like isoform X3: protein MSNHSTPPFDPRFPYQNLTRNCYQNFRDFHRCTKILKRPGKDSSPCDYCRKVYHSLWPLSWLQRWTDQIREGTFPGKI, encoded by the exons ATGAGCAATCATTCGACCCCGCCCTTCGACCCTCGCTTTCCCTACCAGAACCTGACCCGCAACTGCTACCAGAACTTCCGGG ACTTTCACCGCTGTACCAAGATCCTGAAGAGGCCCGGCAAGGACTCGAGCCCCTGCGACTACTGCCGCAAGGTCTACCACTCCCTGTGGCCGCTCAGCTGG CTGCAGCGCTGGACGGACCAGATCCGGGAGGGGACGTTCCCCGGGAAGATCTGA